The sequence CCCGCGGCGGCCTGGCGGGCGCGCTCGGCGCGGCAGTCGGCGAACAGCGCGCGCAGGTCGGTGGCCGCGGCGGCGCGCAGGGTCACGTCGCCCTCCACCTCGGCGCGCTCGGAGCGCGGCACGTCGCCGATGAAGGTGCGGCGCGAGGCGGAGGCGGCCACGTGCCGGTCGTACACGGCGCGCATGAAGGCCAGCTGCTCGCCGGTCGCCCCGTCCCACGCCAGGCCGGTGGAGGGGATGCTTTCTTCGTCCTCGGCCACCGCCTCGAGCCCGCATTCGGCCGGGGCGGACTCGTCGTCTTCCGCCCCGCTCCAGGCGGACTCGCCACCCGGGGTGGCACCGGCCGCGGTCGCCGCGGCCGCCGCGCCGGCCACCGCGCCGGCGGCCATGGCCGCGGCGGTGGAGGCCGCGAGCGCGGCCGTGGCGGCACCGGTCCCCATGGTCGCGGGGGGACGATGCTCCCAGTGCCAGGGCTCGTCGATGGCGGTGTTCTGGAAGAAGTGGAAGCGCGCCGCGTTGGTGGTCATCCACTCCCACATCCACGAGCGGCGCCACGCCGCACGGTTGGCGGCGCCGCTGCTGGCGCCCATCGCCGTGCCGCCCTCGGTGGTGGTGAAGTCGATGGCGCGCCCGTCGTTGTGCAGGCTGAACCCCGGCGCGCCCAGCCACCCGCCGATGTAGCGGGCCAGGTACGCGGCCGCCTCGGCGCCGTGCTCGCCGCCCGGCTTGCCGGCGCGCTCCGACGCGGTGCGGTTGTAGTACATCGGGAAGTTGCCCTGCCACGCGGCCAACTGCTGGCTGGCCGAGCGGTACGCGCTGACCACGCCGATGGCGCTCACCCGGCGGGCGCGCGCGTCGCCGGCGTCGTTCCGGCGCTGCAGCTCGGCGCGGCACTCGGCCAGCAGGCCGCGGCAGTCGGCGGCCGCGGCCGAGCGGGCGCGGTGGCCGCCCTCGATGGTCCCCAGCTCCACCCCCGGCACGTCGGCCACGAAGCGGCGGCGCGCGGACGAATTGGCCACGTGGCGGCGATAGACTTCGCGCATGAAGGCCAGCTGCTCGGCCGTCGATCCCGGCCAGCCCAGCCGCTCGGGGGGGAACGGCTCGTCTTCGGCCGCGCTGTCGTCCTCGGTGTCGCGCCCGTCGTCTTCCACCGCCGCCCACGCCTCGGCGCCCGCGCCGGCGCCGCGGAGACGGAGGACCACGGTGTCGCGGTCCATCCGCCCCTCGGGCCCCGCGACGCGGCGGGCGTAGCCGTCGCCGCTGGCGTGGGCGAAGGCGCCGCCCTCCACCACGTGCACGTACAGCCCGCCGCCCCCGCGCGTCTCGGGCGTCAGCCCCTCGTCCGCCAGCGCCTCGCCGGGCACGGCGCCGCGGGGGCCCACCACGGCCAGGTGCGCCGCGCCCTCGCCGGGCGCGGCGCGCACCACCAGGTCGCCGGGGCGCAGCTCGCCGGGATCCACCGGCTCGCCGGGGCCGGCCACCAGCTCGAAGGTGGCCTCGAGGGCGCGGCGGGCGGCGGGGTCGTGGCCGCCCGCGAAGGCGTCGAAGAGCGCGGCGGGGGTGGGCGGCGGGGCGGCGCGATCCAGGTCTTCGCCGGGGCCCGCCGGGCCCAGCACCGCCTCCAGCAGCGCGCCGGAGATGCGGCCGCGCCCGCCCGTCACCCACGCGTCGGCGGCCTCCAGCACTCCCCCGCTCCCGGCCAGCAGCGTGCTCATGGCTGTGCCCTTTCACCGTTCAGGTTGGTCGCGCCCGCGTCCCCGTCTCGAATCCTTGGAACCGGCCCGGTGCCGCCCGATCGCCCTTCACGGGCGGATGCGCTTGATCATCTCGGCGGTGGCGGCGTTCACGCGCGCGTGGCTGGCGGCGCGCGGGCGCGATCCCCCGAAAAAGTGCTCGTGGAACACCATCAGCGCCTTCTCCGTGGGCGCGTCGAACACGCCGGTGCCGGGGCACCAGTAGCCCGTGTCGCGCAGGTCCTGCTGCAGCTCGGCGATCACCCCGGAGGGAATCGCCGGCCGCCGGGCGCCGCCGTACACCTGACTCGCGTCGTTGTCGCCGCGCCGCAGCGCGGGGAGCGCGGGGGTGGCGGCGAAGTAGCCCTGATAGTCGCCGGCCCCCAGCGTCCGCGTGGCGTTCGGGATCAGGCCGATCCCGAGCGCCTCGACCTGCGGCCAGTCGAACTCCACGCCCGGATCGGTCGACTTCCGTCCCAGCTGCCGCGGGGTGGTGGACATGCACCCCTTCGACGGGCAGGTGGCGATGTCGGAGTGCCCCACCACGCTGCGCGCGGCGATGGTCGTAAAGCCGGCGCGGATGCGCTGCAGCAGGTCGAGCACGGCCGTCATCTGCGCGGCCGGATAGGGCCCGGTGGCGTTCACGATCTCGATCCCCACCGAGAACTCGTTCACGCTGTCGCGCCCGCCCCAGTGGCTGGTTCCCGCGTGGAAGGCGGTGTCGCTCTCGTGCACCATCTTCACGATCTGCCCGTCCACGTCCACCACGTAGTGCGCCGAGTTGCCGTGCGCGGCCAGGAAGGTGTTGATGGCGCTGGACGCCTGCGATCCGGCCGTGTGATGCACGACGATCGTGTCGAGCACCGCCGGATCGCCGCGGCGCACGTGCAGGTTGGGCGACTGCATCCACACCGGCTGCACCCGCGCGCGCACCACGCCGCCCACCAGGGTGGCCGTGCCGCCGGTGGTGGCCGCCACGGCGGTCACCCGTTCGCTCACCACCGTCACGTCCACCAGCAGGGACCGCCAGATCCGCCGGGGGCGCGGTGTGGACGAGGCGGTGGCGGGGCCCACCGGCGAGTCGTCCACGATCGGCGCGCTGACGAGCAGCAGGTGCGATCCGTCGGGCACGCCCGCCAGCGAGAGCGTCGCTCGCCCGGTACTTCCCGTGATCGCCGAGGGAGCACCGGGCGTGAAGGGGAGCGTGACCGTGCACCCGTCAATCGCCTCGGAGACGATGCGGGTGCGCACGTCCACGTCCACCGTGTGCGCCGTCTCCACCGGCGGCGCGAACACGCGGGGCACGGCCACGGCGGGGGATGGAGACAGGACCGTCGGCGATCCGCCGGATGCTTCCGCGCCCTCGAACGAGATCGTGATCCCCCGCAGCCGCGGGCGCACCACGACCTGGTCGCGCGGCGAGCGGCCCCGGTCGTCGAGCAGCCGCCGGTGGAAGCCGTTGGCGCGGACGTGGGGGCGCGGGCCCCCCTCGATCACCGCCACGAACCACCCGCCGCACCCGCACTCCGGCACCCCGCCCGCCGCCAGCACGTCCATCCGCGGCGCCGGCGGCGCGGCCAGCACGGCCGCGTGCGCCACCGGCTCGCCGGGCGCGCGGCGCACCAGCAGGTCGCCGGGGCGCGGCTCGAGGGCCGGCGCCGCGCCGGGGAGCGCCACCACGTCGAAGGCCGACGCCAGCGGCCCTCCCCCGCCGCCCAGCAGCGCGTCGAAGAGCGCCGCGGGCGATGGGGGCGCGCCGCCCACGGCCTCGGCCGCGCCGGGAACCCCCGCCAGCGCCGCGCCGATCACCGCGCCCGGCCGCGCCGCCCGCCCCGACACCACGAGCGCCTCCGCCGCGTCGGCGAATGCGTCGGCCGTCATCCCGCCGTCGCCCCATCCCTCGTCGCCCGCGCTCCACGCCGCGGCATCGGCCGGCGCGTAGGCGGCCTCGGACTCGAGGCCGCAGGGGACCGCTTCGTCATGGATCCACACCTCGGCCTCCTCGCGCGTGCGTGGACGGGAGCGCGCGGGAGCGGCCCGCGCGGGACGTGCGCCGGGGCGCAGCGCGCCGTGCTCGCGCGCCGCGCGCACCGCCGCGGCCGAATCCAGGTAGCCGCTGCCGATCCGCGACCGTTCCGCCCGCCGCTCGGGGGGCGCGGGCGCCGTCGTGGTGAGCAGCAGGCGGCGCGTCTCGTGGATCTCCAGGGGGCGCCCCGCGGCCTCGAACATCAGCGCCACGGTGCCGGTCACGTGCGGGGCCGCCATGCTGGTGCCCGACTTGCGCGTGAGCAGCGGCGCCGCGCCCTCGCGCGGCGCCGAGCGCGCGGCCAGGATCGACACGCCGGGCGCCACGAGGTCGGGCTTCTGCCGCCCGTCGCGCGTGGGCCCCGCGCTGCTGAAGCGCC is a genomic window of Longimicrobium sp. containing:
- a CDS encoding S8 family serine peptidase codes for the protein MDPRLWELLRAGEATDEVPAILRLRGGAPLPPGVRQVARFGDIATVRLPRGQIPRVREEEGVGSLKAASPVGPERPRRERRHRDTGGDDDDEAEGGGPRRPDVPETGRGTIVAVGDWGFDFAHPDFRNADGSTRVAALWDQRSRPGAAPPQPYGYGVVHTREAIDRALRSSDPYAALGYHPADADSGGTGTHGTHVLGIAAGNGRGGGPVGVAPEAGLVLVHMDTSGADGSGTLGDSVTLLEAVDFVRRTAAGKPWVLNLSMGRHAGPHDGLTLVEQGLDAALAEPGCAIVQSAGNYHDAAAHTTGELRPGETQTLEWQVEEGDVTPNELELWYPTRDRLVAEVVAPDGTRSGPVRQGEQRDLSAGQRVVGRVYHRANDPNNLDHLVNVFLDARAPAGTWRVAVTGEDVVDGRWHAWVERDAACAGCQSRFRPDTAVRATTTGSICGPFHTLAVGAYDAGSPTGELGRFSSAGPTRDGRQKPDLVAPGVSILAARSAPREGAAPLLTRKSGTSMAAPHVTGTVALMFEAAGRPLEIHETRRLLLTTTAPAPPERRAERSRIGSGYLDSAAAVRAAREHGALRPGARPARAAPARSRPRTREEAEVWIHDEAVPCGLESEAAYAPADAAAWSAGDEGWGDGGMTADAFADAAEALVVSGRAARPGAVIGAALAGVPGAAEAVGGAPPSPAALFDALLGGGGGPLASAFDVVALPGAAPALEPRPGDLLVRRAPGEPVAHAAVLAAPPAPRMDVLAAGGVPECGCGGWFVAVIEGGPRPHVRANGFHRRLLDDRGRSPRDQVVVRPRLRGITISFEGAEASGGSPTVLSPSPAVAVPRVFAPPVETAHTVDVDVRTRIVSEAIDGCTVTLPFTPGAPSAITGSTGRATLSLAGVPDGSHLLLVSAPIVDDSPVGPATASSTPRPRRIWRSLLVDVTVVSERVTAVAATTGGTATLVGGVVRARVQPVWMQSPNLHVRRGDPAVLDTIVVHHTAGSQASSAINTFLAAHGNSAHYVVDVDGQIVKMVHESDTAFHAGTSHWGGRDSVNEFSVGIEIVNATGPYPAAQMTAVLDLLQRIRAGFTTIAARSVVGHSDIATCPSKGCMSTTPRQLGRKSTDPGVEFDWPQVEALGIGLIPNATRTLGAGDYQGYFAATPALPALRRGDNDASQVYGGARRPAIPSGVIAELQQDLRDTGYWCPGTGVFDAPTEKALMVFHEHFFGGSRPRAASHARVNAATAEMIKRIRP